The sequence CGCCGCCACCACCTGCTGGGCCCTCGCCCAGTGGGACACGGCCGCCGCCGGCTCCTCGGTCGACTGGTCGTGGGCCTGGATGCCCGACTACGGCGTCTCCGTGGACCTGCGCCTGGACGCGCTGGCCGAACTCATGGTGCTGCTGGCGTCCGGCATCGGCACGCTCGTCCTGCTGTACTGCGCCTCCTACTTCAGCGACGCGACCCCGAACCTGGCCGGATTCGCCGGGAACCTGCTCACCTTCGCCGGGGCCATGCTCGCCCTCGTCCTCAGCGACGACCTGATCACCCTCTACGTCTTCTGGGAGCTGACCACCGTCTTCTCGTACCTGCTCATCGGGTACGACAGCGAGCAGCGGCACAGCAGACGCTCCGCGCTCCAGGCGCTGACGGTCACCACGCTCGGCGGCCTCGCCATGCTGGTCGGCTTCCTGATCGTCGGTCAGCAGGCCGGGACCTACCGGATCTCCGCGATCCTCGCCGACCCGCCCCCGACGACCACCGCCGTCGAGGTCGCCGTCCTGCTGATCCTGTGCGGGGCCCTGTCCAAGTCGGCCGTCTGGCCCTTCAGCCTCTGGCTCCCCAACGCCATGGCCGCGCCCACCCCCGTCAGCGCCTATCTGCACGCCGCCGCGATGGTCAAGGCCGGGGTCTACCTGGTCGCCCGGCTCGCCCCCGCCTTCGCCGACGTGCCCGGCTGGCGGCCCGTGGTGATGGTCCTCGGCGCCGCGACGATGCTCCTCGGCGGCTGGCGTGCCCTCCGGCTCCACGACCTCAAGATCGTCCTCGCCTACGGAACCGTCAGCCAGCTCGGCTTCCTCACCCTGCTCGCGGGCGTCGGCAACCGCGATGCCGCGCTGGCCGCCGCCGTCATGATCCTCGGCCACGCCCTGTTCAAGGCCCCGCTGTTCCTCGTCACCGGCATCGTCGACCACGCGGCCGGCACCCGCGACCTGCGCAAGCTCTCCGGCGTCGGACGGGCGCTGCCCCAGGTGTGCGCCGTCGCCGTGCTCGCCGCCCTCTCCATGGCCGCCCTGCCCCCGCTGCTCGGCTTCGCGGCGAAGGAGGCGGCGTTCGAGGCGCTGCTGCACGGCGACACGGCGGACCGCTGGGCGCTCGGCGTCACCGTGGCGGGATCGGCGCTGACCGTCGCGTACACCGCCCGGTTCGTCTGGGGCGGCTTCTTCCGCAAACCGGGGGTCGCGGACACCCCGGTGCACCGGGTCGGCCCGGCCTTCCTCGCCGCACCCGCCGTGCTCGCCGTCTGCGGCCTGGTGCTCGGGCCCGGCGTCGGATGGACCGACCGGCTGCTCAGCGCCTACGCCGACGCCTTCCCCGCCCCCGCCCACCCGTACCACCTCGCCCTCTGGCACGGCTGGGGCACCGCCCTGCTGCTCTCGGCCGTCGCCACCCTGGGCGGCGCGGTCCTCTTCGCCGCGCGCGACCGGGTCACCCGGTTCTCGCGGCGCGTCGCCTGGCCCACCGCCGACGGCGTCTTCGGCCACTTGCTCCTGGGCCTGGAACGCCTCTCCCTCCAGGCCACCGGCTTCGTCCAGCGAGGCTCGCTCTCCGTGTACCTCGCCACCACCTTGCTGGTGATGCTCGCCGGACAGCTCTCCGTCTTCGTCGTGGACCAGCCCTGGCGAGGGGCGGCCGCACCCCGGCTCTGGGACGTCCCGCTCCAGGGCGCCGTCGCCGCGCTCACCTGCGCGGCGGCCATCCTCTGCCTCACCGTCAGACGGCGCATGAAGGCCGTGGTGCTGGCCGGACTCACCGGTTACGGGACCGCGCTGCTGTTCGTCGTCCAGGGCGGCCCGGACCTGGCGCTCACCCAGTTCTGCGTGGAAACCGTGTCGATGATCGTGTTCGTGCTGGTGCTGCGGCGCATGCCGGTCCACTTCCAGGAGTCGGTGAGCCCCTGGCGGCGGGCCGTGCGCATCCCGGTCGCCCTGGCCGCCGCGGCCACCCTCGGCGTGGTGGTCTGGGTCGCCGCCGCAGCGCGCACCGCGCCCCCGGCGGGCGCCGCCATGGTCGAGGAGACCGCGCACCATGGGCTCAAGGACGTCGTGGCCACGATCCTGGTCGACCTGCGTGCCTGGGACACGATGGGGGAGTCCGCCGTCCTCGCCGCCGCCGCGGTCGGCGTGACGAGCCTCATCTACCTGCACCGCCGCGCCGAGGGGACGGCGGCGCCCGCGGAGGTACGGGGGCACACCGCCTGGTCCGTGACCGCCGAGCCGCTGACCGGGGTGCCGCAGGGCGACGAGGGCGCGCCCGAACGCGGCTGGCTGGCGGCCGGTGCCACGCTGGCCCCCGAGCACCGGTCCGTCGTCTTCGAAGTGGTGACGCGGCTGCTGTTCCACCCGATCCTGGTGCTCTCGGTCTATCTGCTGTTCTGCGCCGAGAACATGCCCGGCGGCGGCTTCGTCGGCGGCCTGGTCGCGGGGCTCGCCCTGATCACCCGCTACCTCGCGGGCGGCCGCTTCGAACTCGCCGAGGCCGCGCCCCTGCAACCCGGCCTGTTCACCGGGCTCGGCCTCTTCGTCTCCACCGGCGTCGCGCTGTTCGGCCTCTCCGACGGAACGGTCCTGCACGCCTGGACGTACCACGGCCACCTGCCGCTGGTCGGCGACTACGAGTTCGGCACCCCGGTCATCTTCGACTGCGGGGTGTACCTGCTGGTCCTCGGCGTCGTCCTCGACATCGTGCGGGCCCTCGGCGCCAAGATCGACCGGCAGATCGAACGGGCCGCCGCCGAGAAGGCCGCCGCCGCCCGGGGCGCGGGACCGGAGACGGGGGAGGCCACCCCGTGACCGTCAGCGTCTCCCTCCTGGCCACCGCGGCGGTCCTCTGCGCGGTCGGCGGCATCCTCATGCTGACCCGGCCGCTCACCCGCATCCTGCTCGGCGCGGTCATCGCCGGGAACGGCATCAACCTGTTCATCCTGTCCGCCACCGGGACGGCCGGCCGCGAACCGCTGCTGTACGGCGTCGACCTCGCCCGGGTCACCGACCCGCTGCCCCAGGCCATCGCCCTCACCGCCATCGTCATCACCCTCGCCACCACCGCGTTCCTGCTCGCCATGGCCTACCGGGGCCACCAGCTGACCGGCACCGACGAGGTCCACGACGACCTGGAGGACCGGCGCATCGTCCTGCGCGCCGAGGTGCTGGACGAGCGCGACGAACTGCGCGCGCGGTTCCGGGCCGACGGCGACCGCAGCGCGGAGGCCCGCCGCGCCTACCGCGACGAACGCCGCCGCCTGCGGGCCCGGCTGCGCGCCGACCGGGCCCTCCAGGCCCGGGGCCGCGATGCCACCGGCGACCTGTGGCACGACGTCCTGGGCGCGGACCCGGAGGACTACGCGAAGAGCGCCGAGAACCCGCACGGCACGGACCCCGGCCCCGGCCCCCAGAACCCAGGAGACACCGGATGAACGCCCTCGTCCCGCTGCCGGTGCTGCTGCCGCTCTGCGCGACCGGTCTCAGCCTCGCCTTCGGCACCCGGCTCAAGCGGTTCCAGCGCTTCATCAGCGTGGCCGTGCTCACCGCCGTACTCGGCCTCTCGGTCGCCCTGATGATCGCCGCCGACCGCGACGGCCCGCTCTCCGTGCACCTCGGCGACTTCGCACCCCCGCTCGGCATCACCCTGGTCGCCGACCGGCTCTCCGGGCTGATGCTGACGGTCTCCTCGGCCGTCACCCTGTGCGTGCTCGTCTACTCCCTGGGCCAGGGCATGGCCGACCGGGACGAGGAGACCCCGGTCGCGGTCTTCCACCCCGCCTACCTGATCCTCGTCGCCGGCGTCTCCTGCACCTTCCTCGCCGGTGACCTGGTCAACCTGTACGTCGGTTTCGAGATCATGCTCGTCGCGAGCTTCGTCCTGCTGACCCTCGGCGGCACCGGACCGCGCATCCGCGCGGGCTCCACGTACGTGATCATCTCGCTGTTCTCCTCGATGCTCTTCCTGACCGCCATCGCCATGACGTACGCGGCGACCGGCACCGCCAACTTCGCCCAGCTCGCCGAACGCCTGGGCGCGCTCCCGCTGGGCGTCCAGACCCTGATCCAGGCGATGCTGCTGACGGTCTTCGCGATCAAGGCCGCCGTCTTCCCGCTCGCCGCCTGGCTGCCCGACTCCTATCCCACCGCCCCCGCCCCCGTCACCGCCGTCTTCGCCGG is a genomic window of Streptomyces sp. NBC_00708 containing:
- a CDS encoding Na(+)/H(+) antiporter subunit C, which codes for MTVSVSLLATAAVLCAVGGILMLTRPLTRILLGAVIAGNGINLFILSATGTAGREPLLYGVDLARVTDPLPQAIALTAIVITLATTAFLLAMAYRGHQLTGTDEVHDDLEDRRIVLRAEVLDERDELRARFRADGDRSAEARRAYRDERRRLRARLRADRALQARGRDATGDLWHDVLGADPEDYAKSAENPHGTDPGPGPQNPGDTG
- a CDS encoding Na+/H+ antiporter subunit A; its protein translation is MTALIVCHFVLAAFARPLVRRLGARAFLVLALPPAATTCWALAQWDTAAAGSSVDWSWAWMPDYGVSVDLRLDALAELMVLLASGIGTLVLLYCASYFSDATPNLAGFAGNLLTFAGAMLALVLSDDLITLYVFWELTTVFSYLLIGYDSEQRHSRRSALQALTVTTLGGLAMLVGFLIVGQQAGTYRISAILADPPPTTTAVEVAVLLILCGALSKSAVWPFSLWLPNAMAAPTPVSAYLHAAAMVKAGVYLVARLAPAFADVPGWRPVVMVLGAATMLLGGWRALRLHDLKIVLAYGTVSQLGFLTLLAGVGNRDAALAAAVMILGHALFKAPLFLVTGIVDHAAGTRDLRKLSGVGRALPQVCAVAVLAALSMAALPPLLGFAAKEAAFEALLHGDTADRWALGVTVAGSALTVAYTARFVWGGFFRKPGVADTPVHRVGPAFLAAPAVLAVCGLVLGPGVGWTDRLLSAYADAFPAPAHPYHLALWHGWGTALLLSAVATLGGAVLFAARDRVTRFSRRVAWPTADGVFGHLLLGLERLSLQATGFVQRGSLSVYLATTLLVMLAGQLSVFVVDQPWRGAAAPRLWDVPLQGAVAALTCAAAILCLTVRRRMKAVVLAGLTGYGTALLFVVQGGPDLALTQFCVETVSMIVFVLVLRRMPVHFQESVSPWRRAVRIPVALAAAATLGVVVWVAAAARTAPPAGAAMVEETAHHGLKDVVATILVDLRAWDTMGESAVLAAAAVGVTSLIYLHRRAEGTAAPAEVRGHTAWSVTAEPLTGVPQGDEGAPERGWLAAGATLAPEHRSVVFEVVTRLLFHPILVLSVYLLFCAENMPGGGFVGGLVAGLALITRYLAGGRFELAEAAPLQPGLFTGLGLFVSTGVALFGLSDGTVLHAWTYHGHLPLVGDYEFGTPVIFDCGVYLLVLGVVLDIVRALGAKIDRQIERAAAEKAAAARGAGPETGEATP